From the genome of Elusimicrobiota bacterium:
TTTCAAGCCTCCTATAGGTCAAATAATGGCGTGCGCCACCATTATTTTACTATAAAAGTGCTTGTTCTCCGACGATAAATTATATTTCAAAGAGCTTTTTAAGCAACCTTTTTTGACTACGCTATTTGAAAGACCCGATAACTAATATTGAAATTAAAATTGATGGAGGGACTTTAGCAGAAGCGACATTATTTTCTGTGAGAAAAGTTGAGAATAAGAATGTAAGCAAATGCTTACAAACAATTTTGAGTTATGAGTTCAAGTCAGATAAAAAATTTGATAAGCCAGTAAAAATTACAATACCATACACTGCACAGGATGTGAACGGACTCAATGAAAACAATCTGAAAATCGCATATCTTCTTAATGAAACAACAAATGATTATGAAGTTCTTGAAAGCGAAGTTGATACCGACGCAAAAACCGTTTCTGCGAATGTTCTACATTTTTCAATTTATGCGATTGTGTATCAACAGCCGCAGATGACACCCGAACCTGATACTACTTTCAGAAAGGGTGAAATATACGCATGTCCCAATCCTGCGAAGCGAGGTGTATTCCCCAAAATACATATTGAGGTTGGGCTTGCTGACAAAATAGAAATAAAAATGTATAATATAGCAGGTGAACTTGTTCAAAGCACAGAGTTATATTCATCCGATGTAAAATCAGACGCTACAAAATACTATTATGAATATCCTTGGGATATTTCCAATGTAGCAAGTGGTATCTATGTCTCTACAATAGAAGCAAAAAAATCTGGTTTTCCAGATATAAAAACAACGAGAAAAATGGCGGTGATAAAATGAACTTAATCCTTTTTGGTGCGCCTGGTGCTGGTAAGGGAACCCAAGCGGAGTTTATCTCAAAAAGCAGAGGTCTTCCGTCAATTTCTACTGGCGATATTTTTAGAGAAGCGGTTGAATCGCAAACCGAACTCGGTAAAAAAATCGCAAGTATTATGTCAAGGGGTTCACTTGTATCGGATGAGATAGTGCTTAAAATTATTGAAGACCGTATCAAAAAAGAAGATTGTCAAAACGGTTTCTTGATGGATGGTTTTCCGAGAACATTGCCACAGGCAAAAGGGCTTGATAATATACTGGCAGCACTTGGCAAAAAAATTGATAAGGTAATATCACTAGAAATTTCAGAAGAAAATATAGTTCAACGATTAGCCGCACGCCGGATTTGTAAAGCATGTAATTACGCCTATAATCTTGTTACACTGCCACCACAAACTGATGGTATTTGTGATAAATGCGGTGGAACACTTTATCAGCGTGAAGATGATACCGAAAGAGTTATCCGCAACCGGCTGTCAGTATATTACATAGAGACGCAGCCGCTTATTGATTATTACAGAAGCAAAGGTCTTTTAATTTCTATTGACGGCAATAAATCGGTTGATGAGATTGCAGCGGATATAGCATTGATTATATAAAAACTGTTAACCACGAAAACACGAAATTTAAAAATTATGATTTATGCTAAATCGGCGGATGAGATTTTAGGTATGCGACAGGTATGCCGAATTGCTGTGGAAGTTCTTTCAAAAGTAGGAAAAAGTATAATACCCGGTATCACAACAAAAGAGTTAGAAAATATCGCCGAAAAAGCAATCAAATCGTTTGGTGCTAAATCAGCATTTCTAGGCTATCGCGGTTTTCCGGGTATTATTTGCACATCTGTGAATGAGGTTGTTATACACGGTATCCCGTCTGAACAGAAATTGAGACATGGCGATATTATCGGGATTGATGTTGGCATTTTCTATAACGGATTTTACGGTGATACTGCAAAAACATTTAAGGTTGCAACAGTTTCAGAAAGTGTTAAAAAATTTTTAGAAGTTTCAGAGTTAGCATTATCAGAAGCAATCAAAAAATGTGTTGCAGGCTCTCGGATAGGCGATATTTCAGCAATGATACAGGAAACTGCTGAACAAAACGGCTATTCGGTTGTCAGAGATTTTGTAGGTCACGGGATTGGCAGAGAACTCCATGAAGACCCGCAAATACCTAATTATGGCAGAGCAGGTGTTGGCACTAGAATTCCTGAAAACGCAACACTCGCAATTGAAGTAATGCTCAATCAAGGCAGTTGGCAGGTAAGGACTCTTTCTGATAAATGGACTGTTGAGACATCAGACAACAAACTTTCTGCCCATTTTGAGCATACTGTATTAATAAAAAAAGATGGCTGTGAAATTTTAACCCGAATAGAAACACCCGCGGGATAACATTCGTGAGAAGTTATTCGTGATTTTATGCAAAAAGAAGAAAAAATAGAGGTCGTAGGTATTATAAAAGAGGCGTTGCCATCTGCGATGTTTCGTGTTCAATTAGAAAACGGGCATATTGTGCTTGCTCGGATTTGTGGTAAGATGCGATTGAACTACATACGGCTTCTACCGGGTGATAAAGTAAAAGTTGAACTTTCACCATATGATTTAACACGAGGCCGCATTACATACAGAGAGAAATAATGAAAGTCAGGTCATCAGTAAAACCGATTTGTAAAAAATGCA
Proteins encoded in this window:
- a CDS encoding adenylate kinase, yielding MNLILFGAPGAGKGTQAEFISKSRGLPSISTGDIFREAVESQTELGKKIASIMSRGSLVSDEIVLKIIEDRIKKEDCQNGFLMDGFPRTLPQAKGLDNILAALGKKIDKVISLEISEENIVQRLAARRICKACNYAYNLVTLPPQTDGICDKCGGTLYQREDDTERVIRNRLSVYYIETQPLIDYYRSKGLLISIDGNKSVDEIAADIALII
- the map gene encoding type I methionyl aminopeptidase, yielding MIYAKSADEILGMRQVCRIAVEVLSKVGKSIIPGITTKELENIAEKAIKSFGAKSAFLGYRGFPGIICTSVNEVVIHGIPSEQKLRHGDIIGIDVGIFYNGFYGDTAKTFKVATVSESVKKFLEVSELALSEAIKKCVAGSRIGDISAMIQETAEQNGYSVVRDFVGHGIGRELHEDPQIPNYGRAGVGTRIPENATLAIEVMLNQGSWQVRTLSDKWTVETSDNKLSAHFEHTVLIKKDGCEILTRIETPAG
- the infA gene encoding translation initiation factor IF-1 is translated as MQKEEKIEVVGIIKEALPSAMFRVQLENGHIVLARICGKMRLNYIRLLPGDKVKVELSPYDLTRGRITYREK